The proteins below are encoded in one region of Hordeum vulgare subsp. vulgare chromosome 3H, MorexV3_pseudomolecules_assembly, whole genome shotgun sequence:
- the LOC123444739 gene encoding transcription initiation factor TFIID subunit 9-like — protein sequence MDSGGVRPSLPSAAAAGGASVPDEPRDARVVRELLRSMGLGEGEYEPRVVGQFLDLAYRYVGDVLGDAQVYADHADKPQIDADDVRLAIQANVNFSFSQPPPREVLLELARSRNKIPLPKSIAPPGSIPLPPEQDTLLSENYQLLPALKPPTQTEEAEDDNEGADAIPANPSPSYSQDQRGSEQHQPQSQSQRVSFQLNAVAAAAAKRPLVTTDQLNMG from the exons ATGGACAGCGGCGGCGTGCGGCCATCGCTTCCgtccgcggcggcggcgggaggagccTCCGTCCCGGACGAGCCGCGCGACGCGCGCGTGGTGCGGGAGCTCCTCCGGTCGATGGGGCTCGGCGAGGGCGAGTACGAGCCGCGCGTCGTGGGCCAGTTCCTGGACCTGGCATACCGGTACGTCGGGGACGTGCTCGGCGACGCCCAGGTCTACGCCGACCACGCAGACAAGCCCCAGATCGACGccgacgacgtccgcctcgcCATCCAGGCCAATGTCAACTTCTCCTTCTCCCAGCCGCCGCCCCGCGAG GTTTTACTCGAGTTGGCACGCAGCCGGAACAAGATCCCGTTGCCCAAGTCTATTGCTCCACCTGGCTCGATTCCTTTGCCACCCGAGCAGGACACTTTGTTGAGTGAAAACTACCAGCTCCTACCCGCACTGAAGCCGCCAACTCAGACTGAAGAAGCAGAGGATGACAATGAGGGAGCCGACGCAATCCCTGCCAATCCTAGTCCAAGCTATTCGCAGGATCAGAGGGGCAGTGAGCAACATCAGCCTCAGAGCCAGAGCCAGAGGGTTTCTTTCCAACTGAACGCGGTGGCTGCCGCGGCTGCAAAGCGCCCTCTGGTGACAACTGACCAGTTGAACATGGGCTAA